The sequence ATGAGCACGATTTCATTCGGCTTCTCGCGGCCGCGAATCTCCGCGACGACGTTGGACGAGTCCCCGTCCGGCAGCTCCGAGCAGCCGAGCACCACCTTCACGCTCACCGGCCCACCGGCGAGCATGCGGTGGAGCATGTCCGCCTCCTCGGTGGTGATGGAGGCGGCGGGGACGCGCGCCTCGCCGTCCTCGAAGCGCGTGGCGCCGGTGTGCGGCGTGCGCAGCGACGCGGTGGCCAGCGAGCGCACCAGCGCGCCCACGGCCCCAGCCTTCGCGGCGGCGGCGGGCCCGCGTCCGCGCAGCCCGGCGAAGCGGCCGTAGTCCGCGGCCACCGACATGGAGTGGTTGAAGAAGACAATCTTCCCCTTCACCGCCCCGCCGAGCGCCGTCAGCTCGTCAATCGACGACACCTCGATGACCTCGGCACTGATGCCCTCCGGAGGCGTGGGCGGGCTGCCACCCAGCGCGAGCAGCGTGAGCGGGTGCCCGCGCGTACGCTCCGAGGCGAGCACCTCGCCGCGCTCCTCGCCGCGCACCCAGCGCGGCACCTTCACGGGCTCCGTCCACGCCTTCACGCCGTCGGCCTTGAAGCTGCGCAGCGCCCACTGCACGGCGGCCTCGGCGGAGTCGGAGCCGGACAGGCGCGGGCCGATGCCGTCGGTGAGCTCGGCGAGGCGCGCGTAGGCATGGCCCTCCGCGAGCGCGGGGCCGATGAGCTGCGCGGCCGTCTCCGGCGCATACGTGGGCGCGGCCGTCTTCACGGCGGCGGCCGGCGTCTTCGTGGGCGGCGGCGTGGGCTTCGCGGCGGCGGCGGCCGGCGCGGCGCCCGAGAGGAGCTGGAGCGCGAGGGAGGCAGGCAGGACGACAGAAGCGACGGGCACAGGGGACCTCCGG comes from Pyxidicoccus parkwaysis and encodes:
- a CDS encoding M20/M25/M40 family metallo-hydrolase, which produces MPVASVVLPASLALQLLSGAAPAAAAAKPTPPPTKTPAAAVKTAAPTYAPETAAQLIGPALAEGHAYARLAELTDGIGPRLSGSDSAEAAVQWALRSFKADGVKAWTEPVKVPRWVRGEERGEVLASERTRGHPLTLLALGGSPPTPPEGISAEVIEVSSIDELTALGGAVKGKIVFFNHSMSVAADYGRFAGLRGRGPAAAAKAGAVGALVRSLATASLRTPHTGATRFEDGEARVPAASITTEEADMLHRMLAGGPVSVKVVLGCSELPDGDSSNVVAEIRGREKPNEIVLIGAHLDSWDVGTGAHDDGAGVVMVMEAARLIQKLPKAPRRTVRVVLFMNEENGLRGGRAYAEAHAKELPQHVGAMEMDSGGGKPMAVSLHAGAGAQDLVRPWLPPLVALGAANFSAREAGGADISPLAPARVPYFGVEVDSSRYFDVHHTMADTLDKVDPQDLARSAAATAWMTYALAEMPGTLARPEQATPPFGAPPAAPPKASAH